From a region of the Georgenia yuyongxinii genome:
- a CDS encoding TadE/TadG family type IV pilus assembly protein codes for MRRLRQAGRERGALSVELVGVVPILVLITLVVVQGMLAVTTVSAVQQAARDGARAQMTGQRSVDQAVHDQVPDWITVERIDTGAAAVADCAGHCVSVEARIPIGIPSFSVDTVTVRRTADFPG; via the coding sequence ATGAGGCGGCTCCGCCAGGCGGGCCGGGAGCGCGGCGCCCTGAGCGTGGAGCTCGTCGGGGTCGTGCCCATCCTCGTGCTGATCACCCTCGTCGTCGTCCAGGGCATGCTGGCAGTGACCACCGTCTCCGCCGTCCAGCAGGCCGCCCGCGACGGCGCGCGCGCGCAGATGACCGGCCAGCGGTCCGTCGACCAGGCGGTGCACGACCAGGTCCCCGACTGGATCACCGTCGAGCGCATCGACACCGGTGCGGCCGCCGTCGCCGACTGCGCGGGGCACTGCGTCAGCGTGGAGGCGCGCATCCCCATCGGCATCCCCTCCTTCAGCGTGGACACCGTCACCGTGCGGCGCACCGCGGACTTCCCGGGCTGA
- a CDS encoding AAA family ATPase, which translates to MTFNVLVVSDDARTVEQVRATLAEAESVLAQAVVGSVAQLRHELALSSPDVVLVDERLDGGLGFETAREVGLDHPLIATLVLVQQATPEALATAMDVGARSILAMPPSLEQFVTRIESAATWSRSVRRQIDDSSGNQGAAGEVIALVGAKGGVGTSLLALLLAKELAAEHTTCLVDLDVRGGDLASYAGVSVRRSVVDLVEVADELTGRALGEVTYSLPHRISLIPAPNEGEHGEEMSEAATRQIVQALRYQYERVVIDCGSRLDDVTAMGLESANEILVVTTPDVPALRGARRLSEALDRLEVRGSAPLRLLLNMTDRSAEIQPAMAPKLSGIPVAASIPRAGQSLEAALNTATALDARLPELAKPMQAVKASLAPPPPPTAEQAPQRETRVRRRREPARRVPRLRQPAGESGQIAVETPVVLALATLVLLVCIQLIVWGVTHIYAGNAAQEAARAFGRGMPAEDVYTEVMDRVPAAWRSGGTVSDPTADKVTVTLRTPSPLTLPDTRATAEILWEGR; encoded by the coding sequence ATGACGTTCAACGTGCTCGTCGTCTCGGACGACGCCCGAACGGTCGAGCAGGTCCGGGCCACCCTGGCCGAGGCGGAGAGCGTGTTGGCGCAGGCCGTCGTCGGCTCGGTCGCGCAGCTGCGCCACGAGCTCGCCCTGTCCTCGCCGGACGTGGTGCTCGTGGACGAGCGCCTCGATGGCGGTCTGGGGTTCGAGACCGCCCGTGAGGTCGGTCTGGACCACCCGCTGATCGCCACCCTGGTCCTCGTCCAGCAAGCGACGCCCGAGGCGCTGGCCACCGCGATGGATGTCGGCGCGCGCTCGATCCTGGCCATGCCGCCGTCGCTGGAGCAGTTCGTCACGCGCATCGAGTCCGCGGCCACCTGGTCGCGGTCGGTGCGGCGCCAGATCGACGACTCCAGCGGCAACCAGGGTGCCGCGGGTGAGGTCATCGCCCTCGTCGGGGCCAAGGGCGGGGTGGGCACCTCCCTGCTCGCGCTGCTGCTCGCGAAGGAGCTGGCCGCCGAGCACACCACCTGCCTGGTGGACCTCGACGTGCGCGGCGGCGACCTCGCCTCCTACGCCGGTGTTTCGGTGCGCCGCAGCGTGGTGGACCTGGTCGAGGTCGCGGACGAGCTGACCGGCCGGGCCCTCGGCGAGGTCACCTACTCCCTGCCCCACCGCATCAGCCTCATCCCGGCGCCCAACGAGGGCGAGCACGGGGAGGAGATGTCCGAGGCGGCGACGCGTCAGATCGTCCAGGCGCTGCGCTACCAGTACGAGCGCGTGGTCATCGACTGCGGGTCGCGCCTCGACGATGTCACGGCCATGGGGCTGGAGTCCGCGAACGAGATCCTCGTGGTGACCACCCCGGACGTGCCCGCGCTGCGGGGCGCCCGTCGTCTCTCGGAGGCCCTGGACCGGCTGGAGGTGCGCGGCTCGGCACCGTTGCGGCTCCTGCTCAACATGACCGACCGGTCCGCGGAGATCCAGCCCGCGATGGCGCCCAAGCTCTCCGGAATCCCGGTCGCGGCCAGCATCCCGCGCGCCGGGCAGTCCCTGGAAGCCGCGCTGAACACCGCGACCGCCCTCGACGCCCGGCTGCCCGAGCTGGCGAAGCCCATGCAGGCCGTGAAGGCATCCCTCGCGCCGCCCCCGCCACCGACCGCCGAACAGGCGCCGCAGCGCGAGACGCGCGTGCGCCGACGCCGCGAGCCCGCTCGGCGGGTCCCGCGGCTGCGTCAGCCGGCCGGTGAGTCCGGGCAGATCGCGGTGGAGACCCCGGTCGTCCTCGCGCTCGCCACGCTCGTGCTCCTGGTGTGCATCCAGCTGATCGTGTGGGGCGTCACCCACATCTACGCCGGCAACGCCGCCCAGGAGGCTGCGCGTGCCTTCGGCCGCGGCATGCCGGCCGAGGATGTCTACACCGAGGTCATGGACCGAGTCCCCGCCGCCTGGCGCTCGGGCGGCACCGTCTCCGACCCGACGGCGGACAAGGTCACCGTCACGCTGCGCACCCCCTCGCCGCTGACCCTGCCCGACACCCGCGCCACCGCGGAGATCTTGTGGGAGGGCCGATGA
- the cpaB gene encoding Flp pilus assembly protein CpaB, producing MNPRQRRGVLLLLATGIGAVIVFFAVSAYVSSVASQVGNLVPVVTLSRDVEELEPVTQDMIEVVERPARWVPEGALTEPEQVAGLVSAGTYRAGALVQDGMLREAPGLQPGYREVAIMVDAETGVAGKVGPGDRVDLLATTVDPVTDAQRAEVWVSNALVIEVGLPQAVEEENPQGGFTDSQGVPVTFALSTNDALRVAYAESFAVKLRLALRGLGDETDVPAEQRVYEQIPQVVAP from the coding sequence ATGAACCCGCGGCAGCGCCGCGGCGTGCTCCTCCTGCTGGCCACCGGAATCGGCGCCGTCATCGTCTTCTTCGCGGTCTCCGCGTACGTGTCGTCGGTGGCCTCCCAGGTGGGCAACCTCGTCCCGGTGGTGACCCTGAGCCGGGACGTCGAAGAGCTTGAACCGGTGACGCAGGACATGATCGAGGTGGTCGAGCGGCCTGCTCGCTGGGTCCCAGAGGGTGCGCTCACCGAGCCCGAGCAGGTGGCCGGCCTGGTCTCGGCCGGCACTTATCGGGCCGGTGCGCTCGTCCAGGACGGCATGCTCCGCGAGGCGCCCGGTCTGCAGCCCGGCTACCGCGAGGTCGCCATCATGGTCGACGCCGAGACCGGCGTCGCCGGCAAGGTCGGCCCGGGCGACCGGGTGGACCTCCTGGCGACCACCGTCGACCCGGTCACCGACGCCCAGCGTGCCGAGGTCTGGGTGAGCAACGCCCTCGTGATCGAGGTCGGCCTGCCCCAGGCCGTGGAGGAGGAGAACCCCCAGGGCGGTTTCACCGACTCGCAGGGCGTGCCCGTGACTTTCGCACTCAGCACGAACGACGCCCTCCGCGTGGCCTACGCGGAAAGCTTCGCCGTCAAGCTCCGGCTCGCGCTGCGCGGGCTCGGGGACGAGACCGACGTACCGGCCGAGCAACGCGTGTACGAACAGATCCCACAGGTGGTGGCGCCATGA
- a CDS encoding DUF192 domain-containing protein — MVTNLWVARNRAERRQGLLGTDHLDGALLIERCSSVHTVGMRYAIDVAFVGAAGRVRDVVTMVPGRVGLPRPLARAVVEAPAGELRRLGVRPGTVLAAL, encoded by the coding sequence ATGGTGACCAATTTGTGGGTGGCCCGCAACCGGGCGGAACGGCGCCAGGGACTGCTCGGGACCGACCACCTGGACGGCGCACTGTTGATCGAGCGGTGCTCCTCGGTGCACACCGTCGGCATGCGCTACGCCATCGACGTGGCGTTCGTCGGTGCCGCGGGGCGGGTCCGCGATGTCGTCACCATGGTGCCCGGCCGGGTGGGCCTGCCGCGTCCGCTGGCGCGCGCGGTCGTCGAGGCACCGGCCGGAGAGCTGCGGCGCCTGGGGGTGCGGCCGGGGACGGTTCTCGCTGCCCTATAA
- a CDS encoding DUF3592 domain-containing protein, whose translation MAALVIFLFLAGLALVAGGIILLVRRGAGAGSSGPRVPVPATVVRQVGLRQPPVLEVDYPGPDGRPLRGRVSVPMSAAGFGQALLTGGSPTTVWVDPRRPEDISLQQSGRSGSGRALGGALMLFFGLGALFFGAMFSFLLPFG comes from the coding sequence ATGGCGGCACTGGTCATCTTCTTGTTCCTGGCGGGTCTTGCCCTCGTGGCGGGCGGCATCATCCTGCTGGTGCGCCGTGGCGCCGGCGCGGGCTCGTCCGGCCCGCGCGTGCCGGTCCCGGCGACCGTCGTCCGGCAGGTCGGTCTGCGTCAGCCGCCCGTGCTGGAGGTCGACTACCCGGGGCCGGACGGCCGCCCGTTGCGCGGGCGCGTGAGCGTCCCGATGAGCGCGGCCGGCTTCGGGCAGGCGCTGCTCACAGGCGGTTCGCCCACCACGGTGTGGGTCGATCCCCGCCGGCCCGAGGACATCTCGCTGCAGCAGTCCGGCCGGTCCGGCTCGGGACGGGCGCTCGGCGGCGCGCTGATGCTGTTCTTCGGTCTCGGCGCGCTCTTCTTCGGCGCCATGTTCTCGTTCCTGCTCCCGTTCGGGTGA
- the rplA gene encoding 50S ribosomal protein L1, which produces MATRSKTYRKVSEKIHDGELYAPLQAVRLAKETATTKFDSTVEVVFRLGVDPRKADQMVRGTVNLPHGTGKTARVLVFAVGDRANQAIEAGADEVGGDELIEKVAAGYVDFDAAVATPDLMGKVGRLGRVLGPRGLMPNPKTGTVTMDVAKAVSDIKGGRIEFRVDKHSNLHFIIGKASFDEKQLVDNYAAAQEEILRLKPASSKGRYITKATMSTTMGPGIPLDATKTRNLVSEDAS; this is translated from the coding sequence ATGGCAACGCGCAGCAAGACGTACCGCAAGGTTTCCGAGAAGATCCACGACGGCGAGCTCTACGCTCCGCTCCAGGCCGTGCGCCTGGCGAAGGAGACCGCCACCACCAAGTTCGACTCCACCGTCGAGGTCGTCTTCCGCCTCGGCGTCGATCCCCGCAAGGCAGACCAGATGGTGCGCGGCACCGTCAACCTGCCGCACGGCACCGGCAAGACCGCTCGGGTCCTGGTCTTCGCCGTCGGTGACCGGGCGAACCAGGCCATCGAGGCCGGGGCCGACGAGGTCGGTGGCGACGAGCTGATCGAGAAGGTCGCGGCCGGATACGTCGACTTCGACGCCGCGGTGGCCACCCCCGACCTCATGGGCAAGGTCGGCCGGCTCGGCCGCGTGCTCGGCCCGCGTGGCCTCATGCCGAACCCGAAGACCGGCACCGTGACGATGGACGTGGCCAAGGCCGTGTCCGACATCAAGGGCGGCCGCATCGAGTTCCGCGTGGACAAGCACTCGAACCTGCACTTCATCATCGGCAAGGCCAGCTTCGACGAGAAGCAGCTCGTGGACAACTACGCCGCTGCGCAGGAGGAGATCCTCCGCCTCAAGCCGGCCAGCTCCAAGGGCCGCTACATCACCAAGGCCACGATGAGCACGACCATGGGCCCCGGCATCCCGCTGGACGCCACCAAGACGCGCAACCTCGTCAGCGAGGACGCGTCCTGA
- the rplK gene encoding 50S ribosomal protein L11 gives MPPKKKVAGLIKLQIQAGAATPAPPIGPALGQHGVNIMEFCKAYNAATESQRGNVIPVEITVYEDRSFTFVTKTPPAAEMIKKAAGVAKGSATPHTVKVAKITREQVQEIARTKQEDLNANDIDAAEKIIAGTARSMGITVEG, from the coding sequence ATGCCCCCCAAGAAGAAGGTTGCAGGCCTGATCAAGCTCCAGATCCAGGCCGGCGCAGCAACCCCCGCGCCGCCGATCGGCCCCGCGCTGGGTCAGCACGGCGTCAACATCATGGAGTTCTGCAAGGCCTACAACGCGGCCACCGAGTCGCAGCGTGGCAACGTGATCCCGGTGGAGATCACGGTCTACGAAGACCGTTCCTTCACCTTCGTCACGAAGACCCCGCCGGCCGCCGAGATGATCAAGAAGGCCGCCGGTGTGGCCAAGGGCTCCGCCACCCCGCACACGGTCAAGGTCGCCAAGATCACCCGTGAGCAGGTCCAGGAGATCGCCCGCACCAAGCAGGAAGACCTCAACGCCAACGACATCGACGCCGCCGAGAAGATCATCGCCGGCACCGCCCGCTCCATGGGCATCACGGTCGAGGGCTGA